Part of the Zingiber officinale cultivar Zhangliang chromosome 6A, Zo_v1.1, whole genome shotgun sequence genome, ATGCAAAAATAGTGATTGCGAAATAAATAGTTGCGGTGGGCGTTCTTTCGCCGCCCCTTAAATAACTCGATCCCCTCGAAAGCATGCAGTTTTTAAGGCGCGATCGAAGAAGGGGAAGCAGTCGTGGCAGTGGCCGCTCCCCTTCCCATTCTGCCCTCTTCCGCCGGTGGCCGTGGTCCACGGCCGCCTGAGATGCGTTTATTTCTCTGGCGATCTCTGAAACAGGGTGAGAGGGCACTGTGAAACGAAAAAAAaacagtttatttatttattattattattattaatggaGGAAAGCAGAGTGGTGCATCAGCTGCTGGAGGTGTCTTCTTCGTCGGAGGGGGAGACGGACGAGGAGGTGGCGGAGCTGGAGCTGAGGCCGCCGACTTGGCTTGATTACTTGGCCGACGACGGAGGCGGCGGCGGCCGCGGAGGTGTTTATGCGGGGAAAAAGAAGATCCTTTCGAAGCAGTCGTCGATGAGGGAGACGAGAATGGAGGCGAAGTGGGAGAAGCGGCGGAAGCAGGTCCTGCAGAGGAAGAAGTCGGCGGGGGATACTGCAGCGGAGGTGAACGAGCCGGTGAGGAATCTGACGGACGAGGACATGGACGAGCTGCGGGGGTCGATCGACCTCGGGTTCGGGTTCAGCGAGGAGGGCGGCGGCCAGGACCTCTGCGGGACGCTGCCGGCGCTCAACCTCTACTTCGCCGTCAACCGCCAGCTGTCGGACCCGAAGCTGGCGACGCCGCCGAGCCCCGGATCGACAGGGACCTCCTCCTCGTCGACGCTGGGCGGCCACCTGAGCCCCCGGAGCCCCGCGAACGAACACGCGGCGGCCGACGATTGGAAGATTTGCAATCCAGGTTTCATTTTGCTATAAATTCATTTTtcgaataaataaatatttttttaaaaaaaaatcatggcaTGAACCATGAATTACACGCGAAAactaaagaaaatatataatatttttatatgtaTTTAATAATccaataaattagatttatttgggTTTTATTCAATTGTTTATTTTAATAGGGGACAATCCACAACACGTTAAGACAAGACTGAGGCATTGGGCACAAGCAGTGGCAATTTCTCTCAGGCAGGGCTGCTAAACTCTAATTAAGATTAAATGAAGGTGCTGCAAAGTGAAGTGGCTCGAGAGgagttgatttaatttttgtttaattttgggTTAAAAGCGTGATTAGAACACTAATGGAGAGTGTAATGATTTGTGACGGTTTTGTTCTCCTTCAATTGACATTAATTACCAGGTCAATTTGttgtttttgtaaaaaattttgttTCAGTCAAATTCGTCTGCCACTTTGCATTTATTGTCACTTGATGAAAAAAACTCAAACGAGTTTATTGCATATTTACTACgttatttgatcctgtctgaaaactaAATAAATGATATGTTAGATACGTGATTATATTATTGACTAGGAGAAGACTTTGAACTGGTGAAAATACTCTTTCTGCGACACCAAAGAGAGAGCCCACAGAACTTCagacactccgacgctcaagttagtacgATGACTGAGTAaattggagaagaaaaataaCAATCAAGTAAGCGTAAGTAAGACTGTTGTAAAAAACGTACTAATCCTGTCTGACGGTCGAGGCTATGGATGCTGGGGGATGTGGGACTCCTGTTGAATGTTGCTGGACTCCGAGTCAGAGAGACCTGTAACCAtagcagcgtcagtgccgagccagggaggggttccccggcgatggccctccgacactTAAGTCAGTTTCCGGCGATGTATAAGCGAGAAAAGCAGAGAAACAGGGTAACAGTAACTATAGTAAAGTatacatacctccgtcgaaacttggagtcctttatatagggctccggggAAGCACGTGCAAGCTCCTcgaggcgtgcacgcttctcaaagcttcccctGAAAAGACATGTTAATAAGCatccctgacaccatacctcaatgaccCCAGCATATCCCTgatatgacagtggaagcttccatcgtacgatcctcAGTCTGTACATGCTGCCAACCATGTCGTCTGTCGATGGTGCGAGTTCCCACGAGGATATCgactgatcctccttttgtctgctagtgggccgagcgggatggccgctcggccaaccCTTAGCCGTTCGGGTGATCTAGACCTTTGGCCGAGCGGAGTGGCTACTCGGCCAACCTTCCACTGTCAGAGCTCCATTGTTAGGCTGCGATCCTTTTTCACTGGTTCCGAGGTTCGATGTAAGTCTGAGCGAGCTGGCCGCTCGACGTATGTCTCTgttttgagcgtcggaagctcgataCCTAGGCGAGCTGTGGTGATATCTGATCAGTACTTCTTTGTCCTAGTTGGGCGAGTGAGTTATCCAACTGACCAGCGACACAGGGACGTTGACCGCCTAGACTTTGACTTCCATCGTGACCATGACCCTATGAGGGGTGGGCCCTTACCATcggatcacatgtctccccctcaagtctagtcaaaggaggctgcaagtctgactgactggacaaaaaAGAAGTATGGAGATCGGTTGGCTGATCGACCATCATATTGGTAGAACTCCCGAGTGATTCATCAAATAGTGTCGGTTAGCCCTGAGACTGACCCCTGTAGCCGATCGGCGCTCCAAACATTTACACTTGGGCTTTCTCCTCCCATGTCCTCGTAAGTGTGGTCAATGCTGATGTCACCAAAATCTCTTCGGAAT contains:
- the LOC121995128 gene encoding uncharacterized protein LOC121995128; this encodes MEESRVVHQLLEVSSSSEGETDEEVAELELRPPTWLDYLADDGGGGGRGGVYAGKKKILSKQSSMRETRMEAKWEKRRKQVLQRKKSAGDTAAEVNEPVRNLTDEDMDELRGSIDLGFGFSEEGGGQDLCGTLPALNLYFAVNRQLSDPKLATPPSPGSTGTSSSSTLGGHLSPRSPANEHAAADDWKICNPGDNPQHVKTRLRHWAQAVAISLRQGC